The Tolypothrix sp. PCC 7712 region CCATGCAACAGCACCCAAGCGCCATATTGAGTTACCTGATTCACCTCTTCCACAACAGAAAGTTGGGGAGTTTTCCAAGGACGGGTAAATATTTTATGAAATTTTTGAGCAATATTTTTTTCGTCCTCATCTTCTTTGATTGAAGTAGCTAGAGAATAGATAAATTTTTCATCAATTGATGATACTGTTTGATAAATGAGTTGAGCAATTCTCTCAGGTAATTCATCTACTATTAGCTCGCTAATAAATAGCTTAGGCAAGTCAAATTCTGCTTGTTGGGGATGACTATAATGACGAGCATATAAATGAGTTTCGGGGAAAATATATTCCCCTGCTGCTACATATCCTAAAGCTGTAGCTAATTGTTCCAAATAATTAATCCCCAAATTAACTTTACCGCTTGGCGTATCAAGAGATAGACGCAAAGAACGTAAAGCAATGTGGTCATTTGCAACAGTTCCACCCACCGCAGTAATCATTTCTTGATAGGTGCGGGCGTAACTTACTCTGGTGCTGTATTCCTCCCACAGCGATGAAAACAGATGAAGGGCTATTTGGGGTTTCATAAGCTAAACAATTTTAAATTTTAGATTTGAATACATTAGCTGGATTTAGATCCCCGACTTCTTGGAGAAGTCGGGGATCTGAGCAGCAAGTTTGACTAAATTAATGCAAGTTATAATGTGCAATTAGGAACTTAAGATATCTGAGAGAATATCTAAAGCAATATGAATTTGATTGCTATCGATAACTAAAGGTGGGCAAAAACGAATTGCGGCTTTACCACAACCAAGCAATAATAAACCTCGTTTGAAAGCTTCTTGAATTATGCGATCGCGCAGATTACGATCAAGATTACCTTCTTCATTGTATAAATCCACCGCTACCATTAAACCTTTACCCCGTGGTAACGATAGGCGGGGAAATTTTTCATGTAATTGAGTTAAACCTGTTTGCAATAACTCTCCCATTTGCAAGGCGTTAGCAATTAAACCACCTTCTAATAGTTTGAGTGTTGCAATCCCAGCCGCGCAAGCTACGGGATTTCCACCAAATGTTGTAGCATGGGCCCCTGGAGGCCAAGTCATTAATTCTGGACGAGAGAGAATTGCACCTAAAGGTAAACCGCTAGCGATACCTTTGGCTGTGGTAATAATATCAGGCATCACACACCAATGCTCAATGGCAAATAAGCATCCGGTGCGCCCCATCCCCGATTGCACTTCATCAACTACCATCAGGATGCCATAGCGATCGCATATTTCCCGAATTCTTTGTAAAAAACCATCTTCGGGTACGATGTAACCACCTTCTCCTTGTATCGCTTCCACAACAATTGCTGCTACCTCCTGGGGTGGTAACATCGTCGGGAATAAATGTTTTTCTAAATAATCTAAGCTGGCGTGAGTACCGTAGGGAATATGAGTGACACCGGGTACAAAGGGGCCAAAATTCTGTCTTTGCACTACTTTAGAAGCAGTCAGAGACATTGCACCATAAGTCCGTCCGTGGAATGCGCCTAAAAATGCCACGATTTGCGATCGCTTGGTGTAATATCGAGCTAGTTTAATTGCTCCTTCATTCGATTCCGCCCCGGAATTGGTAAAAAATACCTTAGCACCTGCGGGAAAAGGGGCGCGACTAGCTAATTTTTCGGCTAATTCCACCATCGGTTCATAATAAAAATCAGTCCCCGACATATGTAGAAGATTTGCTGACTGTGCTTGAATAGCTGCAATCACTTCCGGGTGTGCGTGTCCGGTATTAGTCACCGCAATCCCTGCAGTCATATCTAAGAAAACATTACCGTCAACATCCTCCACCATACAACCCTCACCCCTAGCCACAACCAAGGGATAATCTCTTGTATAAGAAGGAGAAGTTACAGCGCGATCGCGTTCTATAATTGCTTGAGCATGAGGCCCCGGTAAAGAAGTAACTAAACTTGGTACACGGGGTAAACCAAGATTCACAGGGATACTCAACATATTTTTTTAGATTTTTTTAAGATAATGTTTGATTAAAAACTGAGGTTTTAACTATTGCAGTAGCATTTGATTCTCTTTGCTAAAGATTTATGCTTAATGGGGATTGGGGATTGGGGAACTCGGGGCCCCCTCTGGGGATAAGGGGTAATGGGGATTGGGGATTGGGGACTAGGGACTGGGGACTGGGTAATGGGTAATGGGTAATGGGTAATGGTAATTGGTAATGGGTGTTTTTTATTTCTTCCTCATCTTCCTCATCTTCCTCATCTTCCTCATCTCCCTCATCTCCCTCATCTCCCCAATCCCCTCATCATCTAGATTTGGCAATTTGGCAGATATTTTTATTACTAAATTGGTATCTTAAAACTCGCGAATGTCTTTGTGCGACAATACCGACTTGCAGAATCCCCTGGCTAATCACCGGGGGTCTTTTTTTATTGTTAACTGTTGACTGTTAACTATCAACAGTCAACAGTCAACCAACCTGATTAGTAAGTATGTAATTTCAATATGTAATAGGTTAGTTATTTTGCTCTGGGCGTTTGCGAAATAAGCCTGTCATACTTAAACCAGTAATTAACAAGCCTACTAATCCCAAACCATTCAAAATTGGATAGATTTTACCTAAACGTAATATCTCAAAAGTATGAATACTCAGCAAAAATTCGCCTAACTCACCTTGGTGGAACCATTCATCTACGATGGTATAGCCCATACCAGTAAGCACAGTCAAAAATAAGGGTATACATAAAGCGATCGCA contains the following coding sequences:
- a CDS encoding DUF1338 domain-containing protein, with product MKPQIALHLFSSLWEEYSTRVSYARTYQEMITAVGGTVANDHIALRSLRLSLDTPSGKVNLGINYLEQLATALGYVAAGEYIFPETHLYARHYSHPQQAEFDLPKLFISELIVDELPERIAQLIYQTVSSIDEKFIYSLATSIKEDEDEKNIAQKFHKIFTRPWKTPQLSVVEEVNQVTQYGAWVLLHGYAVNHFTGFVNRQNTAKYPDIDTTVAGLVNLGVPMKAEIEGNIACGLRQTATQAVTEMVTVLDDSNNTEIQIPWTYAYYEIAQRYHVEIEPGKHKIFDAFLGKNAQQLFEMTRLSSHGNG
- a CDS encoding acetyl ornithine aminotransferase family protein, with translation MLSIPVNLGLPRVPSLVTSLPGPHAQAIIERDRAVTSPSYTRDYPLVVARGEGCMVEDVDGNVFLDMTAGIAVTNTGHAHPEVIAAIQAQSANLLHMSGTDFYYEPMVELAEKLASRAPFPAGAKVFFTNSGAESNEGAIKLARYYTKRSQIVAFLGAFHGRTYGAMSLTASKVVQRQNFGPFVPGVTHIPYGTHASLDYLEKHLFPTMLPPQEVAAIVVEAIQGEGGYIVPEDGFLQRIREICDRYGILMVVDEVQSGMGRTGCLFAIEHWCVMPDIITTAKGIASGLPLGAILSRPELMTWPPGAHATTFGGNPVACAAGIATLKLLEGGLIANALQMGELLQTGLTQLHEKFPRLSLPRGKGLMVAVDLYNEEGNLDRNLRDRIIQEAFKRGLLLLGCGKAAIRFCPPLVIDSNQIHIALDILSDILSS